A window of Dissulfurirhabdus thermomarina contains these coding sequences:
- the mutY gene encoding A/G-specific adenine glycosylase, which produces MAEILRTPDGGVNLARWRAAAPGVAARLAGWFDGARRDLPWRRHRTPWRTWVSEVMLQQTQVAKVVPYFERFCAAWPDVADLAAAPLEPVLKAWEGLGYYARARNLHRAARVVAERHGGRVPDDLDALLALPGLGPYTARAVLSLGFDRPVAVVDGNVGRVLARLAAVDRPLRPGADPEIFRLAEVLLDRAAPRRHNEALMELGALVCRPGRPACGACPLSPVCLARRRGRAADLPRRPPRRRRPHLQVTAAFIRDGAGRILITRRPLDGMLGGLWEFPGGKREPGESLEACIRREIREELGVPIRVLGPLVTVRHAYTHFSIELHVFRAEIAAGTPRPLQCLDLAWAAPGELERYAFSGADRKVLAALAAGQGPAAAGASR; this is translated from the coding sequence ATGGCGGAGATTTTAAGGACCCCGGACGGGGGGGTCAACCTCGCTCGCTGGCGGGCCGCGGCCCCCGGCGTGGCGGCCCGGCTCGCCGGGTGGTTCGACGGCGCCCGGCGGGACCTCCCCTGGCGCCGCCACCGGACCCCCTGGCGTACCTGGGTCTCGGAGGTGATGCTCCAACAGACCCAGGTGGCCAAGGTGGTGCCCTACTTCGAGCGGTTCTGCGCGGCCTGGCCGGACGTCGCGGACCTGGCCGCCGCCCCCCTCGAGCCGGTCCTGAAGGCCTGGGAGGGGCTCGGTTACTACGCCCGGGCCCGGAACCTCCACCGGGCGGCCCGGGTGGTGGCGGAGCGCCACGGCGGCCGGGTGCCGGACGACCTCGACGCCCTCCTGGCCCTCCCGGGGCTCGGCCCCTACACCGCCCGGGCGGTGCTCAGCCTGGGCTTCGACCGCCCGGTGGCCGTCGTGGACGGCAACGTGGGCCGGGTGCTGGCGCGGCTGGCCGCCGTGGATCGCCCCCTTCGCCCGGGCGCCGACCCCGAGATCTTCCGCCTGGCCGAGGTCCTGTTGGACCGCGCCGCCCCCCGCCGCCACAACGAGGCGCTCATGGAGCTCGGGGCCCTGGTGTGTCGGCCGGGCCGGCCCGCGTGCGGCGCCTGCCCCCTCTCCCCCGTCTGCCTGGCCCGCCGCCGGGGGCGGGCGGCGGACCTCCCCCGCCGCCCGCCCCGGCGGCGCCGGCCGCACCTCCAGGTGACCGCTGCCTTCATCCGCGACGGCGCCGGCCGCATCCTCATCACCCGCCGGCCCCTCGACGGGATGCTCGGGGGACTCTGGGAATTCCCCGGCGGCAAGCGCGAGCCCGGGGAGTCGCTCGAGGCGTGCATCCGGCGCGAGATCCGGGAGGAACTCGGGGTCCCGATCCGGGTCCTCGGGCCCCTCGTGACGGTCCGCCACGCCTACACCCATTTCTCCATAGAGCTCCACGTCTTCCGAGCCGAGATCGCCGCCGGGACGCCGCGCCCCCTCCAGTGCCTGGACCTGGCCTGGGCCGCGCCGGGCGAGCTGGAGCGTTACGCCTTCTCCGGGGCGGACCGGAAGGTGCTTGCCGCCCTGGCCGCCGGGCAGGGACCGGCGGCCGCCGGCGCATCGAGGTGA
- a CDS encoding TMEM165/GDT1 family protein produces the protein MDPKLFLTTFTAVFLAELGDKTQLATVGFAAGSGARWTVFAAASSALVLSTLVGVLVGGAAGETLPAPFLRRGAGLLFVGIGAWLLWRG, from the coding sequence ATGGATCCGAAGCTGTTTCTGACCACCTTCACCGCCGTCTTCCTGGCCGAGCTGGGCGACAAGACCCAGCTGGCCACCGTCGGGTTCGCCGCCGGGTCCGGGGCCCGGTGGACGGTCTTCGCCGCCGCCTCTTCGGCCCTGGTTCTGAGCACCCTCGTGGGAGTGCTGGTGGGCGGGGCGGCGGGCGAGACGCTCCCCGCCCCGTTTCTCCGGCGGGGGGCGGGGCTCCTCTTCGTGGGGATCGGGGCCTGGCTCCTTTGGCGGGGCTGA